TTAGCGGTAATACTGTCGATAATACGAGAGAGAGTCCTTTACCTGTCATGTTCATTGATACATCCTCATAATTTGAACCATTGTTGATAGTCAAATATTAGCAAGGAAATACTTGATTACCCATAAAGCTCCGCCATTTTTAGGAGCTTTCCATTCATAGGTGGCGTTTTCATCGCCACGCATAAAAACCTTGGCATCATGTCTTTTAAGTTAAAGCGTCTATTAAACCGATAACAAAATTCAGCAAGATACCGAGGTAAATGTTTTGAGTTAATGGAATGATAGCTTCCCTTCATAGAGTTTTTAATATTACCTATCATAGTGTTAACCCAGATAAACTCAATTTTATCAACACTTGCCGCACCACCACCCGTGACGATTGGAACATGCTTACAGTCAGCTTCTTTAACCGCAGGAAAACAATTTAACCCATCTGAGTAAACAGTACTTCCAGGTGTTAAATGAGTTTGTGCCCATCGTTTTATTTCACTGGATTTAAACCCTTTAAGCACATTTAAATTCATTGCAATCGGGTGTCCATCTTCATTAGTAGAAACGGCTGCAACGAACGGTGTTTTATTTTCTGAACCACGACCTCTGGAGCCGCCTCTGTGCTCACCACCCCAGTAGGCATCATCAATTTGAATGATGCCTGATAAAGGTTTACTGTCATCACGTTCTTTCATAACCTGCATGATCTTTTGTTTCATACTCCAGGCTGTATTGTAGCTTACCTTAAGCTGTCTCTTTAATTCTAATGCTGAAACCGCTGTCTTCAATTGAGTCATAAGATGAATCGCTAAAAACCACTTAGATAAAGGCAGTTTGGTACTATCAAATATTGTCCCACAGGTTGCTGATGTCTGATGATGACAATGGTGGCACTGATAAAGATGGCGATGTTCTAGAGTGCAATAAGTCTTATTGCCACACTCTGGGCAAACAAATCCATCAGGAAATTTCCATTTAAATAAGGCTTGTCGGCACTGTTTGTCAGTGCCATAATCATTAAAAAGCTCAAATAAACTATAACCTTCTTGAAACTGAATTTTATTTTTTGACATCATTCTACTCCACACATAATCTATACTTTAATTATAGTATAATTATAGTATAATTATAGTATAATTATAGTATAATTATCGAAATATGGCGGAGCTTTGTGGGTAATCAAGAGGAAATATGACAATGATATTATGCTTTTATGAACAAAACATGTCACTTAATACTGGTGCGCTTCGCTCCTCAGCAACAGCCTACTTTGTCTACAAATGATGTAAGAACGTCTACAAATGATGCCAGAACAGTAGGATGCTGCTGAGGAACGAAGCGTATCACAAAGAGTACAAACGATACTGTTAACTATAAGTACTCAGACATTTCATTAAAGTTCAGATACTGATAGATTTCACCATCACTCGCTAAGGCTTTAACTGCGTCCTGATATTCAGCAACTGAGGGCATTCTGCCCATGGTTGAAACAACCGCAGACAGTTCCGCAGAAGCAAGAAAGACCTTAGCATCTTTACCTAAGCGATTGGGGAAGTTTCGAGTTGACGTGGAAACCACATTTGACTCATCCGCGACCCGTGCCTGATTACCCATACATAAGGAACAACCCGGCATTTCAGTTCTTGCACCTGCACGGCCAAAGATACTGAATACACCTTCATTGATCAGTTGTTTTTCATCCATCTTAGTCGGTGGTGCAATCCATAAACGGGTTGGAATCGCTCCCCCGCCATTATTCAGATGAGCTGCAAGCACTTTAGAGGT
This genomic window from sulfur-oxidizing endosymbiont of Gigantopelta aegis contains:
- a CDS encoding IS1595 family transposase → MSKNKIQFQEGYSLFELFNDYGTDKQCRQALFKWKFPDGFVCPECGNKTYCTLEHRHLYQCHHCHHQTSATCGTIFDSTKLPLSKWFLAIHLMTQLKTAVSALELKRQLKVSYNTAWSMKQKIMQVMKERDDSKPLSGIIQIDDAYWGGEHRGGSRGRGSENKTPFVAAVSTNEDGHPIAMNLNVLKGFKSSEIKRWAQTHLTPGSTVYSDGLNCFPAVKEADCKHVPIVTGGGAASVDKIEFIWVNTMIGNIKNSMKGSYHSINSKHLPRYLAEFCYRFNRRFNLKDMMPRFLCVAMKTPPMNGKLLKMAELYG